One part of the Salinivirga cyanobacteriivorans genome encodes these proteins:
- a CDS encoding TatD family hydrolase has product MLIDVHTHHQHDWFCIQSIHAADYLNGSISNQPHSTGIHPWYADQISAEKFVNILANQASENLFAIGECGLDRVKGPRLQIQKTVFEQQLVLAQKLNLPVIVHQVKTLSDILPYIKKYQNNRYIMHGFRGNTQQMQQLLDYDVSFSFGKTALDPSDKLKNVISEVPLNRVFFETDMAAYDIKRIYNNFAVLRKIDVQELELKVENNFTKVFKNSN; this is encoded by the coding sequence ATGCTGATTGATGTACACACCCATCACCAACATGATTGGTTTTGTATTCAAAGCATCCATGCCGCGGATTATTTGAATGGTTCTATTTCAAATCAACCTCATTCTACAGGTATTCATCCCTGGTATGCAGATCAAATCAGTGCTGAAAAATTTGTTAATATCCTGGCTAATCAGGCTTCTGAAAATTTGTTTGCGATTGGTGAATGTGGCCTTGACCGCGTTAAAGGACCTCGTTTGCAAATACAAAAAACCGTTTTTGAGCAGCAATTGGTTTTGGCACAGAAGCTCAATTTGCCTGTAATAGTGCATCAGGTAAAAACGCTGAGTGATATTTTACCTTACATAAAGAAGTATCAAAATAATCGGTATATTATGCATGGTTTTCGTGGTAACACACAACAAATGCAACAATTATTAGATTACGACGTTTCTTTCTCTTTTGGAAAAACCGCATTAGACCCTTCCGATAAACTAAAAAATGTGATTTCTGAAGTCCCGCTCAATCGTGTTTTTTTTGAAACCGATATGGCTGCTTATGATATTAAAAGGATATATAATAACTTTGCCGTATTGCGGAAGATAGATGTACAGGAACTTGAATTAAAAGTAGAGAACAACTTTACTAAGGTATTTAAAAACAGTAATTAA
- a CDS encoding aminotransferase class I/II-fold pyridoxal phosphate-dependent enzyme → MKFNHTIRGKIADYGTMIFSEVSKLFNEYRAIDLSRGFPNFQQDKKLAELIKKHVDEDRNYYLSINGHKGLRRNISAIFKEKYGIEYNPSQEITITAGASQAIYTVLSSTVRENDEVIIFEPSYDLYAPTVEINQGKPIYVKLEEPDFHIDWSKVQKLITPNTRMIILNNPNSPTGTILKAHDLDELYRIVNGTDIMVLGDESLQFLIYDGYEHNSLARKRELAERSFIVGGFGKAFQITGWRVGFCIAPEDLMHEFRKLHQYIAFNVNTPAQFALDEYLSGGVDFDQIAGAFAQKRDYFAQLLSDTSFELLPVKSGMFQPVKFPKEEGLSDKDFALKLIKEYGVAGVPLSAYLHDHSNFGIVRFCFARPQEILDEAAQKLKLVK, encoded by the coding sequence ATGAAATTTAATCACACTATAAGGGGGAAAATTGCCGATTATGGCACGATGATTTTTTCAGAAGTCTCGAAATTATTTAACGAGTACCGTGCTATTGACCTCTCCAGGGGTTTTCCAAATTTTCAGCAGGATAAAAAACTGGCCGAACTTATTAAAAAACATGTAGATGAAGACCGTAATTATTACCTGTCAATAAATGGACACAAAGGCTTGCGCCGAAATATTTCAGCAATTTTTAAAGAGAAATATGGCATTGAGTATAACCCAAGCCAGGAAATTACCATTACTGCAGGAGCATCGCAGGCTATTTATACTGTTTTGTCCAGTACCGTAAGAGAAAACGATGAGGTAATCATTTTCGAACCATCCTACGACTTATATGCTCCAACGGTTGAAATAAACCAGGGTAAACCCATATATGTTAAGCTTGAGGAGCCCGATTTTCACATTGACTGGTCAAAGGTTCAGAAGCTGATTACGCCCAATACGCGTATGATTATTTTGAATAACCCCAACAGTCCTACAGGAACTATTTTAAAAGCCCATGATTTGGATGAGTTGTACAGAATTGTCAACGGAACCGATATCATGGTGCTGGGAGATGAGAGTTTGCAATTTCTGATTTACGACGGATATGAACACAATAGTCTGGCCCGCAAACGTGAACTTGCCGAGCGCAGTTTTATCGTGGGGGGCTTTGGAAAAGCCTTTCAAATTACGGGTTGGCGTGTAGGATTTTGCATTGCCCCCGAAGACTTAATGCATGAGTTTCGCAAATTGCACCAATACATAGCTTTTAACGTCAATACGCCGGCTCAATTTGCACTTGATGAATATCTGTCAGGCGGGGTTGATTTTGATCAAATTGCAGGCGCTTTTGCCCAAAAAAGAGATTATTTTGCCCAGTTGCTAAGCGATACGTCTTTTGAACTTCTTCCTGTAAAGTCAGGAATGTTTCAGCCGGTTAAGTTTCCCAAAGAGGAGGGGCTTAGCGATAAAGATTTTGCACTTAAACTTATTAAGGAGTATGGTGTGGCCGGAGTTCCGCTCTCTGCATACCTGCATGATCATTCTAATTTCGGCATTGTGCGGTTTTGTTTTGCACGGCCACAGGAAATTCTCGATGAGGCAGCTCAGAAATTAAAACTTGTTAAGTAG
- the recO gene encoding DNA repair protein RecO — MSTSTEGIVLRTIRYSENQLIVHLLTKEFGRFPAIVRRNRKKGSSNYFQPLFHLNVEVNFFSQRNMQRIQQLRFAHPYTDIPFSVQKSTIAQFLAEILSKVVPEQQPDKEFFSFLSNAFQLFDAEKKNPQNFHLLFLLHLTRFLGIYPSKKTENQAWFSPSEGAFVPQIMHDTIPEELNTGFNQLLHTPLSGFHELQLDRMTNQALLNQILEYYYIQLNMSKLKTFEILRQVFN, encoded by the coding sequence ATGAGTACTTCTACCGAAGGCATAGTATTGCGAACAATTCGCTATAGCGAAAATCAACTCATTGTGCATTTGCTAACCAAAGAGTTTGGTCGCTTTCCTGCTATTGTCCGGCGTAACCGAAAAAAAGGCAGCTCGAATTACTTTCAACCCCTGTTTCATTTAAATGTTGAGGTAAATTTTTTTTCGCAAAGGAACATGCAACGCATTCAGCAGTTGCGTTTCGCACACCCTTATACCGATATCCCTTTTTCAGTTCAAAAGAGTACAATTGCACAGTTTTTGGCCGAAATACTAAGCAAGGTGGTGCCAGAGCAACAGCCTGATAAAGAGTTTTTCAGCTTTTTAAGCAATGCTTTTCAATTGTTTGATGCAGAGAAAAAGAATCCACAAAACTTCCATTTGTTGTTTCTGCTGCATTTAACAAGGTTTTTGGGGATTTACCCCTCCAAAAAAACCGAAAATCAAGCCTGGTTTTCTCCTTCCGAAGGTGCGTTTGTGCCACAAATTATGCACGATACCATCCCCGAAGAACTTAACACAGGTTTTAACCAGCTTTTGCATACACCTTTGTCAGGTTTTCATGAATTGCAACTGGACAGAATGACCAATCAGGCGCTATTGAATCAAATACTTGAATATTACTATATACAGCTCAATATGAGCAAGTTGAAAACATTCGAAATACTACGACAGGTTTTTAACTAA